From Echinicola soli, a single genomic window includes:
- a CDS encoding IS4 family transposase codes for MGKSSNFSGQPIFNQLIKFIDKGEVREIARRHNAERYVKKFTTYNHLIVMLFVAFEGYHSIRETLVGLLANAHKLAHLGLNYVVRRSTLSEANKRRVSDVFADIYMSVYQRHGDSLTDSRLKDADMKRLYIMDSTTISLFKDILKGVGRNPKTGKKKGGIKAHTIIRASDHVPYLVRYSAAVRHDHTFLDEVFNLPGGSIITFDKGYVDYGKYEVLTESGIWYVTRLKDNAVYQARKEFNIPDQADSGVLKDEEIILRYGKNKQQEHRSRRIAYWDSKSERLFELITNNFEMAAEKIALIYKRRWQIELLFKQLKQNFPLKYFLGDNENAIEIQIWSAMLANLLLTLIKSQVKRKWAFSNLVSLVRQQLMNYISLYRFLEDPEGSWRAIIQEDILKNQNTLFPEMRGACP; via the coding sequence ATGGGCAAAAGTAGTAATTTTAGCGGACAGCCGATATTCAATCAGTTAATAAAGTTCATTGACAAGGGGGAGGTAAGAGAGATAGCCCGCAGGCATAATGCGGAGCGTTATGTGAAGAAGTTCACGACTTATAACCACTTGATAGTAATGCTGTTTGTAGCATTTGAGGGCTATCATTCCATTCGTGAGACACTTGTCGGTTTGTTGGCCAATGCCCATAAATTGGCCCATTTGGGTCTGAACTATGTGGTAAGGCGGAGTACGTTATCAGAAGCCAACAAACGACGTGTGAGCGATGTGTTCGCCGATATATACATGAGTGTGTACCAAAGGCATGGTGACAGTTTAACGGACAGCCGGTTGAAGGATGCTGATATGAAGAGGCTCTATATTATGGATTCTACCACCATTAGTCTGTTCAAGGATATTCTCAAGGGAGTAGGCAGGAACCCGAAAACGGGCAAAAAGAAAGGAGGTATTAAGGCGCACACCATCATCAGGGCGAGTGACCATGTTCCTTATCTTGTCCGTTACAGTGCGGCTGTCCGACATGACCATACCTTCCTGGATGAGGTTTTCAACCTGCCCGGGGGCTCTATCATCACTTTTGATAAGGGATATGTGGATTATGGAAAATATGAGGTCCTGACCGAAAGCGGGATATGGTATGTGACCAGGTTAAAAGACAATGCTGTCTATCAGGCCCGAAAGGAGTTTAATATTCCTGATCAGGCAGATTCCGGAGTACTCAAGGATGAAGAAATCATCTTACGATATGGCAAGAACAAGCAACAGGAGCACCGTTCCAGGAGAATAGCCTATTGGGACAGCAAAAGTGAACGCCTGTTTGAGTTGATTACCAATAATTTTGAGATGGCAGCAGAGAAGATAGCACTCATCTATAAAAGACGCTGGCAGATAGAGCTATTATTCAAACAGCTTAAGCAGAACTTCCCTTTAAAGTACTTCTTGGGCGACAATGAAAATGCCATAGAAATACAGATATGGTCGGCCATGTTGGCCAATCTCCTTTTGACCTTGATCAAAAGCCAGGTCAAAAGGAAATGGGCTTTCTCCAACTTGGTATCCCTGGTCAGACAGCAATTAATGAATTATATCAGCTTGTATAGGTTCCTGGAGGATCCGGAAGGAAGCTGGAGAGCCATCATACAAGAAGATATTTTGAAAAATCAAAACACACTGTTCCCTGAGATGAGGGGGGCTTGCCCCTGA
- a CDS encoding dienelactone hydrolase family protein: protein MKKLSKKDIKQEVFDLYDAYAHNKLERRDFLEKLSVYAVGGITLSSLTSFLMPNYLDNIQVKQDDPAVKTETITYTSPQGGGKISAQLSRPVNPKGKLPGIVIVHENRGLNPYIADVGRRAAKAGFISIAPDALTPLGGYPGNDDEGRALQRQRDRNEMLEDFIAAFDYLRSSDECTGNIGVVGFCFGGWISNMMAVKVPELKAAVPFYGSQPPLELVSQINAPLMLHYAELDERINTGWEGYEKALKKNKKAYSAYFYPNANHGFHNDTTPRYDEEAAKLAWERTIDFFKKNLI, encoded by the coding sequence ATGAAAAAGCTCAGCAAGAAAGATATCAAACAAGAAGTTTTTGATCTTTATGACGCTTATGCCCACAATAAGCTGGAACGTCGTGATTTTTTAGAAAAACTTTCCGTGTACGCGGTCGGAGGAATCACACTCTCTTCATTGACCAGTTTTTTGATGCCCAATTATCTGGACAATATTCAAGTCAAGCAAGATGATCCCGCCGTAAAAACGGAAACCATTACTTATACCTCTCCCCAAGGTGGCGGTAAAATTTCTGCCCAGCTCTCCCGTCCAGTTAATCCCAAGGGAAAACTACCGGGAATAGTCATCGTCCATGAGAACCGTGGGCTTAATCCCTATATTGCTGACGTGGGCAGAAGAGCTGCCAAAGCCGGATTTATCAGCATCGCACCGGACGCACTCACTCCTTTGGGAGGCTATCCGGGCAATGACGATGAGGGTAGGGCCCTGCAGCGACAGCGGGACCGGAATGAGATGCTGGAGGATTTTATCGCGGCATTTGACTATCTCCGTTCAAGTGATGAATGTACCGGAAATATCGGCGTGGTAGGCTTCTGTTTTGGAGGCTGGATATCCAACATGATGGCCGTAAAGGTGCCTGAACTCAAAGCGGCAGTTCCTTTTTATGGCAGCCAGCCTCCGCTGGAGCTGGTATCCCAAATCAATGCCCCATTGATGCTTCACTATGCCGAACTGGATGAACGGATCAATACCGGATGGGAAGGCTATGAAAAGGCCCTCAAGAAAAATAAAAAGGCCTACTCAGCCTACTTTTACCCAAATGCCAACCACGGCTTCCACAATGATACCACTCCACGATACGATGAAGAAGCGGCTAAACTGGCATGGGAAAGGACCATTGATTTCTTTAAGAAAAACCTGATCTGA
- a CDS encoding polysaccharide deacetylase family protein encodes MKKTFLLLFCLISFTGYSQILKRPIPDKLVVLTFDDAPASHYSVVAPLLKAYGFGATFFVCEFPPNFSDSTKYMNWRQIRALDQMGFEVANHTRSHAHVNELNRQQTTAQLAYIEDKCDSLGIPIPKSFAYPAYDISKTCFEVLEEKGYDFARAGGKRAYDPFKDHPYLLPSWATKEDNKDEIMAALQEAKAGKIVILTIHGVPDIEHPWVNTPPSLFSGYLDYLKDNHYHVISLSDLAQYIDPDEAKNSIAIDTSKPYKN; translated from the coding sequence ATGAAAAAAACCTTTCTGTTGCTATTTTGCCTTATCTCATTTACCGGCTATTCCCAAATCCTGAAAAGGCCCATTCCGGACAAATTGGTCGTATTGACCTTTGATGACGCTCCTGCCAGCCACTATTCGGTGGTGGCACCATTACTGAAAGCGTATGGCTTTGGAGCGACATTTTTTGTCTGTGAGTTTCCCCCCAATTTTTCTGACAGCACCAAATACATGAACTGGCGTCAAATCAGGGCATTGGATCAAATGGGCTTTGAAGTGGCGAATCATACCCGTTCCCATGCCCACGTCAATGAACTGAACAGACAACAGACCACCGCACAGCTTGCCTATATTGAGGACAAATGTGATTCATTGGGAATCCCCATTCCCAAAAGCTTTGCCTACCCGGCTTATGACATCAGTAAAACCTGCTTTGAGGTGTTGGAAGAAAAAGGTTATGATTTTGCCCGGGCAGGTGGAAAACGGGCTTACGATCCATTCAAAGACCATCCCTACCTCCTTCCCAGCTGGGCTACCAAAGAAGACAATAAAGACGAAATCATGGCTGCATTGCAGGAAGCAAAAGCGGGTAAAATCGTCATCCTGACCATTCACGGTGTACCCGACATCGAGCACCCGTGGGTAAATACCCCGCCTTCGCTCTTTAGTGGGTACCTGGATTACCTGAAGGACAATCACTATCACGTCATTTCACTCAGTGACTTAGCACAATACATCGACCCCGATGAAGCCAAAAACTCAATTGCCATCGACACGAGCAAACCTTACAAAAATTGA
- a CDS encoding acetylxylan esterase produces MKTVLSILFTILVIFSAAAQNYPSRSNILWVTEPDHSDWLYALDEEAEVAISLYEFGIPVDNVEVHYAVGPEMLDPDTEGSITLKNGKGRVSMGTSSEPGFRDCWLTVKLHGQTYKHHVKVGFEPEKLTPYTSFPDDFEAFWDKAKEEATSTPMEVEKVFVPEYSNGLVDCYLVKLQAYKKGQQVYGYLTIPKKEGKFPVVFAPPGAGIKPMDPMKHYFYAESGVIRFDMEIHGIRPDLDAKTYKEISRSFGHGNNSYLVNGLDDRDSYYMKKVYLSCVRALDFLISLPKWDGKNLIAQGGSQGGALALITAGLDDRITACAANHPALSDMAGYKAGRAGGYPHLFKYYEGMNTPEKLKTLEYYDVVNFAKLIDVPVFMTWGYNDNVCPPTTSYIVYNALDTEKEAYITPINEHWVSEKTRRVILDWIKAHLK; encoded by the coding sequence TCACCGAACCTGATCACAGTGACTGGCTCTATGCCCTCGATGAAGAAGCGGAGGTAGCCATATCACTTTATGAATTTGGCATTCCAGTGGATAATGTCGAAGTACACTATGCAGTGGGTCCTGAAATGCTCGATCCCGACACCGAAGGAAGCATAACCCTGAAAAACGGCAAAGGAAGGGTCTCTATGGGCACTTCCTCTGAGCCAGGTTTTAGGGACTGTTGGCTCACCGTAAAACTTCATGGGCAGACATACAAGCACCATGTGAAGGTAGGGTTTGAGCCGGAGAAATTAACGCCTTACACTTCGTTTCCGGATGACTTTGAAGCCTTTTGGGATAAGGCTAAGGAAGAAGCGACCAGCACTCCCATGGAGGTGGAAAAAGTATTTGTACCGGAATATTCCAACGGTTTAGTGGATTGCTACCTGGTCAAACTTCAGGCGTATAAAAAAGGTCAGCAGGTCTACGGGTACCTGACCATTCCAAAAAAAGAAGGGAAATTCCCGGTCGTCTTTGCCCCACCGGGCGCAGGGATCAAACCCATGGATCCCATGAAGCATTATTTCTATGCAGAAAGCGGTGTGATCCGTTTTGATATGGAAATCCATGGTATCCGCCCGGACCTGGATGCCAAAACCTATAAAGAGATCAGCCGCTCCTTTGGCCATGGCAACAACAGCTATCTGGTCAACGGACTTGACGACAGGGACAGTTATTATATGAAGAAGGTGTACCTTTCTTGTGTGCGGGCACTGGATTTTCTCATCTCACTTCCCAAGTGGGACGGTAAAAACCTGATCGCCCAAGGAGGCAGTCAGGGCGGTGCTTTGGCACTGATCACTGCCGGACTGGATGACCGGATCACCGCATGTGCGGCCAATCATCCCGCCCTCAGCGATATGGCCGGTTACAAAGCAGGAAGAGCTGGTGGATATCCCCATTTGTTCAAGTATTATGAAGGGATGAACACCCCCGAAAAACTCAAAACGCTGGAATATTACGATGTAGTGAATTTTGCCAAATTGATCGATGTGCCCGTATTCATGACCTGGGGCTATAATGACAATGTCTGTCCACCCACGACCAGCTATATCGTGTATAATGCCTTGGATACAGAAAAAGAAGCGTATATCACACCAATCAATGAACATTGGGTATCCGAAAAAACCAGGAGGGTGATCTTGGACTGGATTAAAGCACACTTGAAATAA